From Mytilus trossulus isolate FHL-02 unplaced genomic scaffold, PNRI_Mtr1.1.1.hap1 h1tg000103l__unscaffolded, whole genome shotgun sequence, one genomic window encodes:
- the LOC134699909 gene encoding uncharacterized protein LOC134699909 has product MYLDDGFGTHSDINSCTDIAAQVKQDLIDSGFVPKVEKSMWSPSKTLIYLGYFIDTDKAILSIPVERLSKLCDTIIQVEQSLGNLGRVYVRTIASVIGQIISMSYVIGNVAYIMTKYLSIDVMSACSWKSYIELSAQSKEQLIFWKKNIKCVNFKHFVSDFSCHTIVYSDASGTGYGGYTVENPKNIAHGMWHETDVHRSSTWRELTAVECVLHSLIDFMRDKRIKWFTDNQNVVSIVHKGSMKPDLQDIAYDIFVTCLKYNVSLEVEWIPRAQNEIADYISRIIDTDDWGIAVHVFVYLDSLWGPHEIDWFASDHNHRLPVFYSRYWNVHSMGIDAFTVNWQGINGWYVPPVCLLLKVLMYMQQCKAYGTVILPLWRSANYWPFLCPKGDGFIDQVLGFYYLPTNKANFLPGRGNKSVFGNIDLPFKVLALRMDFRETLN; this is encoded by the coding sequence ATGTATTTAGATGATGGATTTGGCACCCATTCTGATATTAATTCGTGTACAGATATTGCCGCACAAGTTAAACAAGATCTTATTGATAGTGGGTTTGTACCCAAGGTTGAAAAATCCATGTGGTCTCCCAGTAAAACATTGATATATTTAGGCTATTTTATTGATACAGACAAAGCTATTCTGAGCATTCCAGTTGAGAGACTGTCAAAATTGTGTGATACTATTATACAAGTTGAACAATCTTTAGGAAATTTAGGTAGAGTTTATGTGAGAACTATAGCTTCCGTTATTGGCCAGATTATATCCATGTCGTATGTTATAGGAAATGTGGCTTATATTATGACTAAATATCTTAGTATTGATGTAATGTCAGCTTGTTCTTGGAAATCTTATATTGAACTTTCAGCTCAAAGTAAAGAGCAGCTTATATTCtggaagaaaaatattaaatgtgttaattttaaacattttgtatccGATTTTTCGTGTCACACTATTGTTTATAGTGATGCTAGTGGCACTGGATATGGTGGATACACAGTAGAAAATCCTAAGAATATTGCTCATGGTATGTGGCATGAAACCGATGTACACCGTAGTTCTACTTGGAGAGAACTTACGGCTGTTGAATGTGTATTGCATTCTTTGATAGATTTTATGAGAGATAAACGCATTAAATGGTTTACGGATAACCAAAACGTTGTTTCAATTGTTCATAAAGGCAGTATGAAGCCTGATTTGCAAGATATTGCATATGACATTTTTGTGACTTGTTTAAAGTACAACGTGTCCTTAGAGGTTGAATGGATACCCAGGGCTCAGAATGAAATTGCAGACTATATTAGTCGTATCATAGACACTGATGACTGGGGTATTGCAGTACACGTTTTTGTATATTTGGATTCCCTGTGGGGACCTCATGAAATTGATTGGTTTGCCAGTGATCATAACCATCGATTACCTGTATTTTACTCCAGGTATTGGAATGTACATTCAATGGGTATTGATGCGTTCACTGTCAATTGGCAAGGTATTAATGGGTGGTATGTTCCCCCAGTTTGCCTATTATTGAAAGTCCTTATGTACATGCAGCAGTGCAAGGCATATGGTACTGTTATTTTACCTTTGTGGAGATCGGCGAATTACTGGCCGTTTTTGTGTCCCAAAGGTGATGGATTTATTGATCAGGTGTTGGGTTTCTATTACCTACCTACTAACAAAGCTAACTTTTTACCTGGTAGAGGGAATAAATCGGTTTTTGGCAATATTGATTTACCATTTAAGGTGTTGGCTCTTAGAATGGATTTTAGGGAGACATTAAATTAA